Proteins encoded within one genomic window of Treponema primitia ZAS-1:
- the hflC gene encoding protease modulator HflC, translated as MRKSLFVPIVIAVIIIGVIWAGPLYVIDEGEQAVIVQMGRLVNVVTEAGLHVKIPFIEEVVRYPKRIMAWDGEQKSMPTREKQYIWVDVIARWRIADPQKFYESISTISGAYSKLAEVIDSEVRTVVAENYLRETVRNSNLILEQPETADSLGIGDGIDESELPTLIQSSGSKEPIQRGRRQLAEEILQRSRRMVPEYGIELIDVVTRQIRYSDELTQSVYARMIKERNQIAQAFRSDGEGKKAEWMGRMDNERRSILSAAYEKAEVIRGTADAEATRIYADAYTRDQSFFDFWRAVESYRTTIPNFDKTLSTDMDYFRYLYSPLGR; from the coding sequence ATGAGAAAGTCACTTTTCGTACCCATAGTCATCGCAGTAATAATAATCGGAGTTATCTGGGCGGGTCCCCTCTATGTCATTGACGAGGGTGAACAGGCGGTCATCGTTCAGATGGGCCGGCTGGTAAATGTGGTTACCGAGGCGGGACTCCATGTAAAGATCCCCTTTATTGAAGAGGTGGTACGCTACCCCAAACGGATCATGGCCTGGGATGGGGAGCAGAAAAGTATGCCCACCCGGGAGAAACAGTATATCTGGGTTGATGTTATCGCCCGGTGGCGGATAGCGGACCCGCAGAAATTCTACGAATCCATCTCCACCATCAGCGGCGCCTATTCCAAGCTGGCGGAGGTTATCGATTCCGAAGTGCGGACCGTGGTGGCCGAAAACTACCTGCGGGAAACGGTACGGAATTCCAACCTTATCCTGGAACAGCCCGAGACCGCCGACAGCCTTGGTATTGGGGACGGCATTGACGAATCGGAGCTTCCCACCCTGATCCAGTCTTCCGGCAGCAAGGAACCCATACAGCGCGGCCGCCGTCAGTTGGCGGAGGAGATCCTGCAGCGATCCCGCAGAATGGTCCCCGAGTACGGCATTGAACTTATCGACGTGGTAACCCGGCAGATCCGCTACTCCGATGAACTGACCCAGAGCGTCTACGCCAGGATGATCAAGGAACGGAACCAGATAGCCCAGGCCTTCCGGTCCGACGGCGAAGGGAAAAAGGCTGAGTGGATGGGCCGTATGGACAATGAGCGCCGGTCTATCCTTTCCGCGGCCTACGAAAAGGCCGAGGTTATCCGGGGAACCGCCGATGCGGAAGCCACAAGGATCTACGCCGACGCCTATACCCGGGACCAAAGCTTTTTCGACTTTTGGCGGGCGGTGGAATCCTACCGGACAACCATCCCCAACTTTGACAAGACCCTCTCTACGGACATGGATTATTTCAGGTACCTCTACTCTCCCCTGGGACGGTAA